Proteins encoded within one genomic window of Eurosta solidaginis isolate ZX-2024a chromosome 1, ASM4086904v1, whole genome shotgun sequence:
- the LOC137239595 gene encoding uncharacterized protein — MTENPEIGKGFQKKKKNKDKVLAFWKKLNNSLNSMGPPSKSISEWKKVWIDQKRYVRNKAVENTKNRKKTVGGPCKQYVFSVLEQSILDITASVAAAEGVEDGKPFGLNATKSTGKQRENNSSDEDNSSSEDSEVELRCMDNSLDENSTETAGYTQRESALPAQKTSQQTRKKINPSELLNIELDVQKEMNGNVRKGLEIQSHHYTEIEGHLKKLNQGLENFQNIQNSLLKETKRHNSEIERLRKIEVDRKLILINSQIEVQNLKILAAKKSLGIN; from the exons atgaccgaaaatcctgaaataggaaagggcttccaaaaaaaaaaaaaaaataaagataaagtgctggctttttggaagaaattgaacaattccctcaatagcatgggcccaccatcaaaatcaatctccgaatggaaaaag gtttggattgatcaaaaacgatacgtacgaaacaaggctgtcgaaaataccaaaaataggaaAAAGACCGTTGGAGGACCTTGCAAGCAATATGTTTTTTCTGTATTAGAACAGTCAATTTTGGATATAACTGCGTCAGTAGCAGCTGCGGAAGGTGTCGAAGATGGCAAGCCTTTTGGTTTGAATGCAACGAAATCAACTGGTAAGCAACGTGAAAATAACAGTAGTGATGAAGACAACAGCTCTAGTGAGGACTCTGAAGTGGAACTTAGGTGCATGGACAATAGCTTGGacgaaaatagcaccgaaactgcCGGTTACACGCAAAGGGAAAGTGCTTTGCCTGCACAAAAAACCAGCCAGCAAACTCGCAAAAAAATTAACCCTTCGGAGCTATTAAACATTGAACTAGATGTTCAAAAAGAAATGAATGGCAACGTCAGAAAGGGCTTGGAAATCCAGAGTCATCACTATACTGAAATAGAAGGCCACTTAAAGAAATTAAACCAAGGCctcgaaaactttcaaaatattcaaaacagtttactaaaggaaacaaaacgccacaattcggaaattgaacggctcagaaaaattgaagttgaccgtaaactcatacttataaacagccaaatcgaggttcaaaatttgaaaatactagctgcaaagaaaagcttaggcattaattag